Proteins encoded within one genomic window of Aquarana catesbeiana isolate 2022-GZ linkage group LG03, ASM4218655v1, whole genome shotgun sequence:
- the LOC141134240 gene encoding olfactory receptor 5P56-like, translating into MYKRNFTTILFLGFHNVDTFNLTLFIVLLIIYIVTVCGNLLIIVLVFCSKTLHSPMYLFLTQLSVTDIMLTTDISPNMLNIVLHEQTTISFSGCITQFYFSALSLVSECFLLTVMSYDRYLAICTPLHYGSIMNNAVCFKFIFASWLWGCSLVLMLTLSICQLQFCGPNEVDHFFCDLNALVQLSCSDASIVQMESILLSIHVIVLPFLVIVISYTYIVSTILKISSFSGRLKCFSTCSSHLTMVSIFYGTLIAMYMLPNEGQSHILTKILVMLYTVFTPFSNPFIYSLRNKDIKKALRNIVFRKRVTI; encoded by the coding sequence ATGTATAAGAGAAACTTTACCACAATTTTATTTTTGGGATTCCACAACGTGGATACATTTAATCTAACTCTCTTTATCGTATTACTTATTATATACATCGTGACAGTCTGTGGAAACCTCTTGATTATTGTGCTGGTGTTCTGTAGCAAGACGCTCCATTCTCCCATGTACCTCTTTCTCACCCAACTCTCTGTAACTGACATCATGCTGACCACAGATATCAGCCCTAACATGTTAAACATTGTTTTACATGAGCAGACTACTATATCTTTTTCAGGCTGCATCACCCAATTTTATTTCTCTGCTTTATCATTAGTGTCTGAATGTTTTCTACTAACAGTGATGTCCTACGACCGATATCTTGCCATCTGCACTCCCCTGCATTATGGCTCCATTATGAATAATGCAGTTTGCTTCAAATTCATTTTTGCATCCTGGCTATGGGGCTGCTCTTTGGTTTTAATGTTAACACTTAGTATATGCCAGCTGCAATTCTGCGGACCAAATGAAGTTGACCATTTCTTTTGTGATTTAAATGCTCTAGTGCAACTTTCTTGTTCAGATGCATCCATAGTTCAAATGGAAAGCATCTTGTTAAGCATTCATGTCATAGTCCTACCATTCCTCGTGATTGTAATTTCATATACGTACATTGTTTCTACCATTTTAAAGATCTCCTCCTTTTCAGGAAGACTCAAATGCTTTTCCACTTGCAGCTCTCACCTGACTATGGTGTCCATATTTTATGGAACTCTAATTGCTATGTACATGCTTCCTAATGAAGGTCAATCACATATTCTCACCAAGATACTGGTTATGCTTTACACAGTGTTTACTCCGTTTTCAAATCCCTTTATATACAGCTTGAGGAATAAAGATATTAAGAAAGCTTTGAGAAATATTGTGTTTAGAAAAAGGGTTACTATTTAA